Below is a genomic region from Parcubacteria group bacterium ADurb.Bin159.
AAAAGAGGACAATTGTCCTCTTTTGTGGAAAAAATCATCTGGTTGGCTTGCTTAAGGTTTTTAAACATTTAGTGCATACCTTTATTCTTTTTCCAGCGAATTCTTTGAATTTTTTTGAGTTAGTATCTTTAGGAATATAAACTTCCTGGAGATTAGGATATCTCCTTGATTTTGGGCTAGG
It encodes:
- a CDS encoding 50S ribosomal protein L28, with translation MSRICQVCNKGSIVARKYSKLMSKYNPSPKSRRYPNLQEVYIPKDTNSKKFKEFAGKRIKVCTKCLKTLSKPTR